A segment of the Candidatus Cloacimonadota bacterium genome:
CAAGTTCCTTATATGTTGAGCCTTTTTTATGATGTTCTTCTTGGTTTTGAATATATTTCCTGATGAAGTTTACATGCTTTTTTGATATTGTTAAAATACCATAACCTTCTTGCCAATACAATGTGACCTCACCAATCAATTCGTTGTTTACAAAATATGATGAAGAACCCTTGATTAATTTTACTGCTTCCGATATAGCCATTTTGGGAGGAATGTAGATCAACAAATGAACATGATTTTCTATTCCGCCAATCTCATGAATATATAGATGATGCCTTTTGCATTTATTTTCAATGAAATGGTAAACCTGGT
Coding sequences within it:
- the tnpA gene encoding IS200/IS605 family transposase — translated: MSGRTFKSIYYHLVFHTKLNEPYLEDKKFRNQVYHFIENKCKRHHLYIHEIGGIENHVHLLIYIPPKMAISEAVKLIKGSSSYFVNNELIGEVTLYWQEGYGILTISKKHVNFIRKYIQNQEEHHKKGSTYKEL